A window from Vibrio cortegadensis encodes these proteins:
- the nhaR gene encoding transcriptional activator NhaR, with protein MSHLNYNHLYYFWMVCKQGSVTKAADALFLTPQTVTGQIKALEERMDGKLTKRNGRSIEPTELGQLVFKYADRMFGLSYEMLDIVNYSQHSNILFEVGVADALSKRVVSKILMTTVPDDDSIHLRCFESTHEMLLERLSQHKLDMILSDCPVDSGKIPGLFSKKLGETNMSFFCTGNVENVSFPAVLEERKLLIPGSRTSMGRKVLQWFDRQGLQPNILGEFDDVALMKAFSRYHQDVIFLAPSLYMNEIEDERTLQLLGHMDELKEEYYVIFAERMIQHPAVKNVCDADFSQLFK; from the coding sequence ATGTCTCATTTAAACTATAACCACCTATATTATTTCTGGATGGTGTGTAAACAAGGCTCAGTAACGAAAGCGGCGGATGCGCTGTTTTTGACGCCACAAACAGTGACCGGTCAAATTAAAGCTCTCGAAGAGCGTATGGATGGGAAACTGACTAAGCGTAATGGTCGTAGTATCGAACCGACAGAGCTTGGGCAACTGGTTTTTAAATACGCTGATCGTATGTTCGGCTTGAGCTATGAAATGCTTGATATTGTTAACTACAGTCAGCACTCCAACATATTATTTGAGGTAGGGGTGGCGGATGCGCTCTCCAAGCGAGTGGTAAGTAAAATCTTAATGACCACGGTTCCCGATGATGACAGCATTCACCTACGTTGCTTTGAGTCGACTCATGAAATGTTACTAGAACGTTTATCTCAGCATAAACTGGATATGATTTTATCTGACTGTCCGGTGGATTCAGGCAAGATCCCGGGTTTATTTAGTAAGAAGCTTGGTGAAACTAATATGAGCTTCTTCTGTACGGGTAATGTGGAAAATGTGAGTTTTCCAGCTGTTTTGGAAGAACGAAAATTGCTCATCCCTGGGAGCCGAACATCAATGGGGCGGAAAGTTCTACAGTGGTTTGATCGCCAAGGGCTTCAGCCTAATATTTTAGGTGAATTTGATGATGTTGCTTTAATGAAAGCTTTCTCACGCTACCACCAAGATGTGATTTTCTTAGCCCCAAGCTTGTATATGAACGAGATAGAAGATGAGCGTACATTGCAGTTATTAGGGCATATGGATGAGCTAAAAGAAGAATATTATGTCATTTTTGCTGAAAGGATGATCCAACATCCAGCCGTAAAAAATGTATGTGACGCCGATTTTAGTCAATTGTTTAAATGA
- the rpsT gene encoding 30S ribosomal protein S20 has product MANCKSAKKRAIQAEKRRQHNASRRSMMRTYMKKTIAAIEAGDKEAATAALVEVTPLLDRMATKGLIHKNKAARHKSRFTAAIKAL; this is encoded by the coding sequence TTGGCAAACTGTAAATCTGCTAAGAAGCGCGCTATCCAAGCTGAGAAACGTCGCCAGCACAATGCTAGCCGTCGTTCTATGATGCGCACTTACATGAAAAAAACAATCGCAGCTATTGAAGCTGGCGATAAAGAAGCTGCAACTGCTGCACTAGTAGAAGTTACACCGCTTCTAGACCGTATGGCGACTAAAGGCCTTATTCATAAGAATAAAGCTGCACGTCATAAGTCTCGTTTCACTGCTGCAATCAAAGCTCTTTAA
- a CDS encoding Na/Pi symporter, with protein MINQATAAAAPISSTTRWLRWANLAFMLYLLLLAVSMVGSGFKLATGEQAKVLFEFASHPVAGLMIGLVATALIQSSSTVTSIIVGLVAGGLPVETAIPMIMGANIGTTVTNTLVSLGHVRCNQEFKRAFASATIHDFFNLLAVAIFLPLEMAFGILEKISHWLVSPMLATGDMSIKGLNFIKPITKPVVSALKEPLSTFGDVAGGIALIVLGIATIFVAITVMGKLMKSLMVGRAREILKNAIGRGPIHGIVSGSIVTVLVQSSSTTTSLMVPLVGTGVLKVRDVYPFTLGANIGTCITALLAATAVSGEFAVFALQIALVHLAFNILATVFIFGIPFLRELPVKCADFISDMAVKNRGIVAAYLVSVFIIMPGTILALTV; from the coding sequence ATGATTAACCAAGCAACTGCTGCTGCAGCGCCGATTTCAAGCACGACTCGTTGGCTACGCTGGGCTAACTTGGCGTTCATGCTATACCTACTTTTACTTGCTGTTTCTATGGTTGGAAGCGGCTTCAAATTAGCAACAGGTGAACAGGCAAAAGTTCTATTTGAATTTGCTTCACACCCTGTAGCCGGTTTAATGATTGGCTTAGTTGCGACAGCTTTAATTCAATCTTCAAGTACCGTCACATCGATTATTGTTGGCCTTGTGGCTGGTGGCTTGCCTGTTGAAACCGCCATTCCTATGATCATGGGTGCAAACATTGGTACAACAGTCACCAATACATTAGTGAGCCTAGGCCACGTTCGATGTAATCAAGAGTTCAAACGAGCTTTTGCTAGTGCCACTATCCATGACTTCTTTAATTTACTCGCAGTCGCTATTTTCTTACCGTTAGAGATGGCGTTTGGCATTCTAGAAAAGATTTCACACTGGTTAGTTTCACCAATGCTAGCAACCGGTGATATGAGCATTAAAGGCTTAAACTTTATAAAGCCAATCACTAAACCTGTTGTCAGCGCGCTTAAAGAGCCTCTATCAACCTTTGGGGATGTCGCTGGTGGTATTGCGCTTATTGTTCTCGGTATTGCGACCATCTTCGTTGCTATCACCGTCATGGGTAAGTTGATGAAGAGCCTAATGGTTGGTCGTGCTCGTGAGATTCTAAAGAACGCGATTGGTCGTGGACCGATTCACGGAATAGTATCAGGATCTATCGTTACGGTACTCGTACAATCGTCTTCAACAACGACAAGCTTGATGGTGCCACTGGTTGGTACTGGCGTGCTTAAAGTTCGCGATGTGTACCCATTTACCCTTGGAGCAAACATTGGTACGTGTATTACAGCCCTATTAGCTGCAACGGCTGTATCTGGTGAGTTTGCCGTGTTCGCACTACAGATTGCTTTGGTTCACTTAGCCTTTAACATTCTGGCGACGGTATTTATCTTCGGTATTCCGTTCCTTCGTGAGCTGCCTGTTAAGTGTGCTGACTTTATTTCAGACATGGCGGTTAAGAATAGAGGCATTGTGGCCGCTTACTTAGTCAGCGTGTTTATCATCATGCCAGGTACAATCCTCGCATTAACGGTTTAA
- a CDS encoding sulfite exporter TauE/SafE family protein yields MNYELLSLLLALGAVVGVMAGLLGIGGGLIVVPALLFLLPMANIQPDIIMQIALATSLASIIVTSGSSALNHLRLGNVDMFVVKWLMPGVIVGGFVGSNIAELIPAQYLPKVFGVIVLLLSIQMLLSIKTTIQRAMPSSIITMCCGAGIGVVSSLAGIGGGSLSVPFLNRHGVEMRKAVGSSSVCGCVIAISGMLGFILHGSAVESLPAYSVGYVYLPALIAITSTSMLTTRVGANLATRLPTPVLKKIFAVFLIFIAGTMLL; encoded by the coding sequence TTGAATTACGAATTATTAAGCTTGCTGCTTGCGCTAGGTGCAGTGGTAGGTGTGATGGCTGGCTTGCTTGGTATTGGGGGAGGCCTAATCGTCGTTCCCGCGCTGCTCTTTCTCTTACCTATGGCGAATATTCAGCCTGATATCATTATGCAAATTGCATTAGCAACGTCGTTGGCCAGTATCATTGTTACATCTGGATCCTCAGCGTTAAACCACCTTAGGCTCGGCAATGTCGATATGTTTGTTGTTAAATGGTTGATGCCTGGCGTGATTGTTGGTGGGTTTGTCGGTTCGAATATTGCCGAATTGATCCCCGCCCAATATTTGCCAAAAGTCTTTGGGGTGATTGTGCTTCTGTTATCAATCCAAATGTTATTGTCGATTAAAACGACGATTCAACGAGCCATGCCGAGTTCAATCATCACTATGTGCTGTGGAGCAGGAATTGGTGTCGTGTCATCGTTGGCGGGAATTGGTGGTGGCTCGCTGTCTGTTCCGTTTTTAAATCGTCATGGCGTTGAGATGCGTAAAGCGGTAGGCTCCTCATCTGTGTGTGGTTGTGTGATTGCCATTTCTGGCATGCTTGGTTTTATCTTGCATGGTTCAGCAGTTGAAAGTTTACCCGCGTATAGCGTGGGTTATGTGTATCTTCCCGCATTAATCGCGATCACTTCTACCTCTATGTTAACCACTAGAGTCGGTGCAAATTTAGCCACTCGACTGCCAACTCCTGTGTTGAAAAAGATTTTTGCTGTATTTTTAATTTTTATCGCTGGCACAATGCTGCTGTAG
- a CDS encoding thymidylate synthase encodes MKQYLDLCQRIVDQGTWIENERTGKRCLTVINADLTYDVGQNQFPLVTTRKSFWKAAVAELLGYIRGYDNAEDFRKLGTKTWDANSNLNEVWLKSPFRKGEDDMGRVYGVQGRAWAKPDGGTVDQLRKIVDDLTKGVDDRGEILNFYNPGEFHMGCLRPCMYSHHFSLLGDTLYLNSTQRSCDVPLGLNFNMVQVYAFLAIMAQITGKKAGVAYHKIVNAHIYEDQLAPMRDIQLKREPLSVPRFKINPKIQSLEDLETWVTLDDFEVEGYESHEGIKYPFSV; translated from the coding sequence GTGAAACAGTATTTAGATTTATGTCAGCGCATTGTTGACCAAGGTACTTGGATTGAAAATGAGCGAACGGGTAAACGCTGTTTAACCGTGATTAATGCTGATTTGACCTATGATGTTGGACAGAATCAATTCCCACTTGTTACCACGCGTAAGAGCTTCTGGAAAGCCGCAGTCGCTGAGTTACTTGGTTACATTCGAGGTTACGATAACGCTGAAGATTTTCGTAAGCTGGGCACGAAAACGTGGGATGCAAACTCGAACTTAAATGAAGTATGGCTCAAGAGTCCTTTCCGTAAAGGGGAAGATGACATGGGGCGCGTGTATGGCGTTCAAGGTCGTGCTTGGGCGAAACCTGATGGTGGCACGGTTGATCAGCTACGTAAGATTGTTGATGACCTAACCAAAGGGGTGGATGATCGCGGTGAGATCTTGAACTTCTACAACCCTGGTGAATTTCATATGGGTTGCTTGCGTCCGTGTATGTACAGTCATCACTTTTCACTACTGGGTGATACTCTGTACTTAAATAGTACTCAACGCTCGTGTGATGTCCCACTAGGGCTTAATTTTAATATGGTTCAAGTTTATGCATTTCTTGCCATCATGGCGCAGATAACCGGTAAGAAAGCGGGTGTGGCATATCATAAGATTGTAAATGCACATATTTATGAAGACCAACTTGCACCAATGCGTGATATTCAGCTGAAGCGTGAACCTTTATCGGTTCCTCGATTTAAAATTAACCCGAAGATCCAATCGTTAGAAGATCTAGAAACATGGGTGACTTTAGATGACTTTGAGGTTGAAGGTTATGAGTCTCATGAAGGTATCAAATACCCATTCTCGGTGTGA
- a CDS encoding DUF6482 family protein codes for MQEHQLDLWIHGRHKDTYKPPKVYVIGCADISQYLLAVEYKHKLEPIKKDNELMHFKSLELVKEELTRLGVEKAYLRLHNAYDECGCDDGALYCDIELSLNTH; via the coding sequence ATGCAGGAACATCAATTGGATTTATGGATACATGGGCGTCATAAAGATACATATAAGCCACCAAAGGTTTATGTCATTGGTTGTGCGGACATTTCACAGTACTTATTGGCAGTTGAGTACAAACACAAACTTGAGCCAATCAAGAAAGATAATGAGCTAATGCACTTTAAATCTCTTGAATTAGTAAAAGAGGAGTTGACTCGTTTGGGGGTAGAAAAAGCCTACTTACGCTTACATAATGCTTATGATGAATGTGGCTGCGATGATGGCGCACTCTACTGCGATATAGAACTGTCTTTAAATACGCACTAA
- the rppH gene encoding RNA pyrophosphohydrolase has product MIDGDGYRLNVGIVICNNHGQVFWAKRYGQHSWQFPQGGIDDGETPEQAMYRELYEEVGLTQKDVKIVATSRHWLRYKLPKRLVRWDSKPVCIGQKQKWFLLRLDCDESHIDMNRGSTPEFDGWRWVSYWYPVRQVVSFKRDVYRRAMKEFASLAMPFKERKIKAKRKQRRG; this is encoded by the coding sequence GTGATAGATGGCGATGGTTACCGCTTAAATGTCGGGATTGTAATATGTAACAACCATGGTCAGGTCTTCTGGGCTAAACGATACGGACAACACTCGTGGCAATTCCCTCAAGGTGGAATTGACGATGGAGAAACTCCGGAACAAGCAATGTACCGTGAGTTATACGAAGAGGTTGGTCTTACTCAAAAGGATGTAAAAATTGTAGCAACAAGCCGTCATTGGTTACGTTATAAACTACCAAAACGTCTTGTCCGCTGGGATTCTAAACCTGTCTGTATTGGACAAAAACAGAAATGGTTTCTTCTACGATTAGATTGTGATGAATCACATATTGATATGAATCGTGGAAGCACCCCTGAATTTGATGGTTGGCGCTGGGTCAGTTATTGGTACCCAGTTAGGCAAGTTGTCTCTTTTAAGCGTGATGTTTACCGTCGTGCGATGAAAGAGTTTGCGTCTTTAGCTATGCCTTTTAAAGAGCGAAAGATTAAGGCAAAGCGAAAACAGCGTAGAGGATAA
- a CDS encoding ArsR/SmtB family transcription factor, whose product MNLEEMEKNSANAVVLLKAMANERRLQILCLLHNQELSVGELCCNLELSQSALSQHLAWLRRDGLVDTRKEAQTVYYSLSSKEVKAMIELLHGLYCQD is encoded by the coding sequence ATGAACCTTGAAGAGATGGAAAAAAACTCTGCGAACGCGGTTGTTTTGCTGAAGGCCATGGCGAATGAAAGACGCTTGCAAATCTTATGTTTATTGCACAATCAAGAACTCTCTGTCGGTGAGTTGTGCTGTAATTTAGAATTGAGTCAATCTGCATTATCACAACACCTAGCGTGGTTGCGTAGAGATGGCTTGGTTGATACTCGTAAAGAAGCGCAGACGGTTTACTATAGTTTAAGTAGTAAAGAAGTGAAGGCGATGATTGAATTGCTTCATGGACTTTACTGTCAGGACTAA
- a CDS encoding NADP(H)-dependent aldo-keto reductase, which translates to MQYTQLPHSSLEISKICLGTMTFGEQNSQQQAFDQIDYALERGVNFIDTAEMYPVPPKKETQGLTETYIGNWLKNSGKREKIVLATKVAGPRNVPYIRDNMSLNRRHIHTAIDDSLKRLQTDYVDLYQLHWPQRETNCFGQLNYQYSDQQEEVTLIETLEALNDLVQAGKVRYIGVSNETPWGVMSLLKLAEKHNLPRIVSIQNPYNLLNRSFEVGLSEISHHEEVKLLAYSPLAFGCLSGKYLNGARPVDARCSLFERFVRYFTPQGIKATQAYVDIANKHGLDPAKMALAFVNQRPFVASNIIGATNLEQLKSNIDSLDVTLSTELLQELQEVGTTYSNPCP; encoded by the coding sequence ATGCAATATACTCAACTGCCCCACTCTAGTTTAGAAATTAGTAAAATTTGCTTGGGCACAATGACATTTGGTGAGCAAAATTCTCAACAGCAAGCATTCGACCAAATTGATTATGCATTAGAGCGTGGTGTTAATTTTATTGATACTGCGGAAATGTACCCTGTTCCTCCAAAGAAAGAGACTCAAGGCTTAACTGAAACTTACATTGGCAATTGGTTGAAAAACAGTGGTAAACGAGAAAAAATCGTATTAGCAACGAAAGTGGCAGGACCGCGTAATGTGCCCTACATTCGCGACAATATGAGCTTAAACCGTCGTCATATTCACACGGCGATTGATGACAGTTTGAAACGACTTCAAACAGATTATGTTGACCTTTACCAATTACATTGGCCTCAAAGAGAAACCAACTGCTTCGGTCAGCTAAATTACCAATATTCTGACCAGCAAGAAGAAGTCACGCTGATCGAAACACTCGAAGCACTCAACGACCTTGTGCAAGCTGGCAAGGTTCGGTACATCGGCGTTTCCAATGAAACACCATGGGGTGTCATGTCTTTACTTAAATTGGCAGAAAAGCATAATCTACCAAGAATTGTCTCAATCCAGAATCCGTACAATCTTTTAAATCGAAGCTTTGAAGTTGGCCTTTCTGAAATCAGTCATCACGAAGAGGTCAAGCTACTTGCCTACTCTCCACTGGCATTCGGCTGTTTAAGTGGAAAATATCTGAACGGCGCTCGTCCAGTTGATGCTCGTTGTAGCCTATTTGAACGCTTTGTTCGCTACTTTACCCCACAGGGAATAAAGGCGACTCAAGCCTATGTTGATATCGCCAATAAGCATGGATTAGATCCGGCGAAAATGGCATTGGCCTTTGTCAATCAACGCCCTTTTGTCGCTTCGAATATCATTGGTGCGACGAATTTAGAGCAGCTAAAAAGTAATATAGACAGTTTAGATGTAACGTTAAGTACGGAGTTGCTTCAAGAGCTACAAGAGGTTGGAACCACTTACTCCAACCCTTGTCCGTAG
- the lgt gene encoding prolipoprotein diacylglyceryl transferase, which translates to MSQGFIEFPNIDPVLLELGPISIRWYGLMYLVGFMFAMWLANRRADKQGSGWTREEVSDLLFAGFLGVVIGGRVGYVLFYNFDLFLQDPLYLFKVWTGGMSFHGGLLGVITAMFWYARRNQRTFFAVADFVAPLVPFGLGMGRLGNFMNSELWGRVTDVPWAIIFPNGGPLPRHPSQLYEFALEGVVLFFILNWFIRKPRPAGSVAGLFLMGYGTFRFLVEYVRQPDAHLGLFGGFISMGQILSLPMVLLGALLIAWAYKMNNKVTR; encoded by the coding sequence ATGTCTCAGGGATTTATCGAATTCCCCAATATTGATCCTGTTTTACTTGAATTAGGACCAATCTCTATACGCTGGTATGGACTCATGTATTTGGTCGGCTTTATGTTCGCGATGTGGCTTGCTAACCGCCGAGCGGATAAACAGGGAAGTGGTTGGACGCGCGAAGAAGTCTCTGACCTACTTTTTGCTGGCTTTCTTGGTGTCGTGATTGGCGGCCGAGTAGGCTATGTACTGTTCTATAACTTTGATCTGTTTTTGCAAGACCCTCTCTACCTATTTAAGGTGTGGACGGGGGGGATGTCATTCCATGGCGGCCTGCTTGGTGTCATTACCGCGATGTTTTGGTATGCGCGTAGAAACCAGCGTACCTTCTTTGCGGTTGCAGATTTTGTCGCTCCATTAGTTCCGTTTGGTTTAGGGATGGGCCGTTTGGGTAATTTCATGAACAGTGAATTATGGGGACGTGTGACTGATGTGCCATGGGCGATTATTTTCCCAAATGGCGGCCCTTTGCCTCGTCATCCTTCTCAACTGTATGAGTTTGCGCTAGAAGGGGTTGTTCTCTTCTTTATTCTTAATTGGTTTATTCGTAAACCGCGTCCTGCTGGATCGGTGGCTGGTTTATTCTTGATGGGTTACGGCACCTTCCGTTTCCTTGTAGAATACGTTCGCCAACCTGATGCTCATTTAGGATTGTTTGGTGGCTTTATCTCAATGGGACAGATTCTTTCTCTTCCAATGGTATTGCTAGGGGCTCTGCTTATTGCTTGGGCCTATAAAATGAATAACAAAGTAACACGCTAA
- the mutH gene encoding DNA mismatch repair endonuclease MutH — protein sequence MKPEPQSESELLQRAQAIAGISFQELADEAEMTVPPDLKRDKGWVGQLLEWHLGALAGSKPQQDFVDLGIELKSIPISYSGKPLETTFVCVAPLIGVHGLRWENSHVRNKLSRVLWIPVEGEREIPLNQRHVGSPLIWSPSQEEERQLKTDWEELMELIVLGNVEQITARHGEVLQLRPKAANSKALTEAYGASGKLIKTLPRGFYLRKEFTSQILEQYFIN from the coding sequence ATGAAACCTGAACCACAATCTGAATCTGAGCTTCTTCAACGAGCGCAAGCCATTGCTGGGATTAGCTTTCAAGAACTTGCTGATGAAGCAGAGATGACCGTTCCACCCGATCTGAAGCGTGACAAAGGTTGGGTTGGGCAGTTGCTAGAGTGGCATTTAGGAGCGTTAGCGGGCAGTAAACCCCAGCAAGATTTCGTTGATCTTGGAATTGAACTAAAAAGCATCCCAATAAGCTACTCCGGAAAACCTTTAGAAACGACCTTTGTTTGCGTCGCGCCCCTTATTGGTGTTCATGGGCTTCGTTGGGAAAACAGTCATGTTCGAAATAAGCTTTCTCGCGTGCTTTGGATCCCGGTGGAAGGTGAACGAGAAATCCCACTAAACCAAAGGCATGTCGGCTCACCTTTGATCTGGTCACCTTCTCAAGAAGAAGAGCGCCAACTAAAAACAGACTGGGAAGAGTTAATGGAGCTGATTGTATTAGGAAATGTAGAGCAAATCACCGCTAGGCATGGCGAAGTATTGCAACTGAGGCCCAAAGCTGCAAACAGCAAAGCGCTCACCGAAGCTTATGGAGCCAGTGGTAAATTGATAAAGACATTACCGAGAGGATTTTATCTTCGTAAAGAGTTTACTTCCCAAATACTGGAACAATACTTTATTAATTAG
- the ptsP gene encoding phosphoenolpyruvate--protein phosphotransferase, translated as MLTQLRDIVEHVSRVEDVYVALELLVKETCSAMQSECCTVYLANDEMQRLELMATQGLTFKGNKIHIGYDEGLVGLVKRCAEPLNLTDVASHPNFKFFPELGEDIYHSFLGTPIIYRKQVLGVLVVQQKQPRLFSEMEESFLVTLSAQVAVIIAHAQTQGHWLLSHKQQATQGIGASSGVAIGRFWWDNTQPELADVYPASTLDIAREQEWLLLAIESALTDFRRLRKKLDSEINKDALAIFDLFTHLLNDPMLRTDLKAQIQKGDRADWALRQVVETYSNRFARMSDVYLRERAQDVRELGQRLLYFLHSREQEQQKLDEPVILVVRELTASILASIPKDKLLAVVSIEGAANSHAAILSRALGIPAVMGVNLNPKAINHKQGIVDGYSGEIFIEPNRQLLAEYQELVHEESELSTMVEAELFHDAHTSDGESVEILLNAGLSADSNIAINRGVDGVGLYRTEISFLLQHRFPSEEEQIQQYRSVLNAYPDKRVVMRTLDVGGDKALPYLPIEEDNPFLGWRGIRFTLDHPDIFVIQLRAMLRASTQHHNLSILLPMISSTQELDDALQLIEQAFNEVNLQDASIRKPLIGIMIEVPSMLYLLPLIADKVDFVSVGTNDLTQYLLAVDRNNSRVSDVYESMHPAVIMALKHIYDTCERHSLPVCICGELAGDPMGSLLLLGLGYRTLSMNTSNVARIKYLLRHSDAQELKVLADTALMQPYGESIYTMMLEYFERKGFAGFIRAGKK; from the coding sequence ATGCTCACTCAGCTAAGGGACATAGTTGAACACGTATCGAGAGTCGAAGATGTCTATGTGGCATTGGAGCTTTTGGTAAAGGAGACATGCAGTGCTATGCAGTCTGAGTGTTGTACCGTTTATCTTGCAAATGATGAAATGCAGCGTCTTGAGTTGATGGCAACTCAAGGGCTGACTTTTAAAGGCAATAAAATTCATATCGGTTACGATGAAGGGCTTGTTGGATTAGTTAAACGATGTGCAGAGCCGCTTAACCTTACCGACGTGGCTTCCCATCCTAATTTCAAATTTTTCCCGGAACTTGGGGAAGATATTTATCACTCCTTTCTTGGTACACCCATCATATACCGTAAGCAAGTACTTGGGGTTTTGGTTGTACAACAAAAACAGCCGCGTCTTTTTAGTGAGATGGAAGAGTCTTTTTTAGTCACTCTTTCTGCTCAAGTTGCGGTGATCATTGCACATGCTCAAACTCAAGGTCACTGGTTACTGAGTCATAAACAGCAAGCGACCCAAGGTATTGGCGCGTCATCAGGTGTCGCGATTGGCCGTTTTTGGTGGGATAACACTCAGCCTGAGCTGGCCGACGTTTACCCTGCCTCGACACTGGATATTGCACGCGAACAAGAGTGGTTGCTACTCGCGATTGAGAGTGCATTAACGGATTTTCGTCGCCTGCGTAAAAAGTTAGACAGTGAAATAAACAAAGATGCGCTAGCCATTTTTGATCTTTTCACTCACTTACTGAACGATCCTATGCTGCGGACGGATCTTAAAGCTCAAATCCAGAAAGGTGACAGGGCTGATTGGGCATTGAGGCAGGTTGTGGAGACTTATTCTAACCGCTTTGCTCGTATGTCTGATGTCTATCTTCGGGAGCGTGCACAAGATGTTCGCGAACTAGGACAGCGACTACTCTATTTCCTCCACAGTCGAGAGCAAGAACAGCAGAAGCTTGATGAGCCAGTCATATTGGTTGTCCGAGAGTTAACGGCATCCATTTTAGCGTCCATCCCCAAAGATAAATTACTCGCGGTTGTTTCTATTGAAGGGGCGGCGAATTCTCATGCGGCCATATTATCTAGAGCGCTTGGGATCCCTGCCGTTATGGGGGTTAATCTTAATCCTAAAGCGATTAATCATAAGCAGGGGATTGTTGATGGCTATAGTGGCGAGATTTTCATTGAGCCGAATAGGCAGCTATTAGCAGAATACCAAGAGTTAGTTCACGAAGAGAGTGAGCTTTCAACCATGGTTGAGGCGGAGCTTTTCCACGATGCTCACACCTCAGATGGTGAATCGGTAGAGATACTTCTCAATGCGGGTTTAAGTGCTGATAGTAACATCGCGATCAATAGAGGGGTCGATGGTGTTGGGCTTTATCGAACGGAAATTTCATTTTTACTTCAGCACCGATTCCCCTCAGAAGAAGAACAAATTCAGCAGTATCGCTCGGTTTTAAATGCCTACCCTGATAAGCGAGTTGTGATGCGTACACTGGATGTTGGCGGTGATAAAGCCCTTCCCTATTTACCGATCGAAGAGGACAACCCATTCTTAGGCTGGCGTGGAATTCGTTTTACCTTAGATCATCCTGATATTTTTGTTATTCAACTGCGAGCGATGTTACGCGCGAGCACTCAGCATCATAACCTGAGCATTTTATTGCCGATGATTTCGAGTACTCAAGAGCTGGATGATGCATTACAGTTGATTGAACAAGCATTTAATGAGGTCAACCTGCAAGATGCTTCTATCCGAAAACCCCTGATTGGGATCATGATTGAAGTCCCTTCAATGCTTTATTTGTTGCCTTTGATTGCTGATAAAGTGGATTTTGTGTCGGTGGGTACCAATGACTTAACACAATATTTATTGGCGGTTGATCGAAACAATTCACGGGTTTCTGATGTCTATGAATCCATGCATCCTGCTGTCATCATGGCACTTAAGCATATTTATGATACATGTGAGCGTCATTCGTTGCCTGTATGTATTTGTGGTGAGTTAGCGGGTGATCCTATGGGCTCATTGCTACTGCTTGGGCTCGGTTATCGAACCTTGAGTATGAATACCTCTAATGTAGCTCGAATTAAATATTTGTTGCGTCATTCTGATGCTCAAGAACTTAAGGTACTTGCTGACACAGCCTTGATGCAGCCGTATGGTGAATCGATTTATACTATGATGCTGGAATATTTTGAACGTAAAGGTTTTGCTGGCTTCATCCGAGCGGGTAAAAAATAG